One Gammaproteobacteria bacterium DNA segment encodes these proteins:
- a CDS encoding HprK-related kinase A — protein sequence MILSSLSKKEFAGHLRNEGLPLRTGPFVTCIRSPIRSVADGIGRFYADYEVEAPSGFSDFHVRVAPPRGLRRWVRPQVRFAFDGRHPFTPLPLAHAYAILEWGMNWCVSAHSNRYLIIHAAAVAKDERAFILPAPPGSGKSTLCAGLVSRGWRLLSDEMALVATDSGALVPIPRPISLKNESIDVMKRFAPGADIGHLAHDTIKGTVGHMKAPLDSVRRSNEKATPLFVIFPKFERDAPATLSPHSKGRAFMELAKNAFNYSILGKLGFNLLGDVIDQCGCYDFRYGNLEEAITIFNELARDATDSRDIA from the coding sequence GTGATCCTTTCGTCGCTGTCAAAGAAGGAGTTCGCGGGGCACCTGAGGAATGAAGGACTGCCTCTGCGCACCGGGCCCTTCGTGACGTGCATCCGCTCTCCCATCCGAAGCGTGGCAGACGGGATTGGCCGTTTCTACGCGGATTACGAGGTGGAGGCCCCCAGTGGCTTCTCCGACTTCCATGTCAGGGTCGCCCCGCCCCGCGGCCTGCGCCGCTGGGTTCGTCCACAGGTCCGCTTCGCCTTCGACGGCCGCCATCCGTTCACGCCGCTACCCCTCGCCCACGCCTATGCCATCCTCGAGTGGGGCATGAACTGGTGTGTCTCCGCCCATTCCAACCGCTATCTGATTATCCATGCGGCGGCTGTGGCGAAAGACGAACGGGCATTCATCCTGCCGGCACCACCCGGCTCGGGAAAGAGCACCCTCTGTGCGGGGCTGGTGAGCCGCGGCTGGCGGCTGCTGTCGGACGAGATGGCGCTGGTGGCCACTGATTCCGGCGCCCTCGTACCCATCCCCCGCCCCATCAGCCTGAAGAACGAGTCCATCGACGTCATGAAGCGCTTCGCCCCTGGCGCCGACATCGGCCACCTTGCCCATGACACCATCAAGGGCACCGTGGGACATATGAAAGCACCACTCGACAGCGTGCGCCGCAGCAACGAAAAGGCCACCCCCCTGTTCGTGATATTTCCGAAATTCGAACGCGACGCCCCTGCGACCCTCTCGCCTCACTCCAAGGGCCGGGCGTTCATGGAACTCGCGAAGAATGCCTTCAACTACAGCATCCTCGGCAAGCTCGGCTTTAACCTGCTCGGCGACGTCATCGATCAATGTGGCTGTTATGATTTCCGCTACGGAAATCTGGAAGAAGCGATAACCATCTTCAATGAACTCGCCCGCGACGCCACTGACAGCCGCGACATTGCCTGA
- a CDS encoding HPr-rel-A system PqqD family peptide chaperone yields the protein MATDEDSVPAIEREVWRITDFDILWRHWGDEHVIYSAGSGDTLLLNEVGARLLRLLLDGPVDVATLIHRVAPTGDEGDSEDMELRFAVKRTLSLFLNYGLITRVQ from the coding sequence ATGGCTACCGATGAGGATAGCGTTCCTGCAATCGAGCGGGAAGTCTGGCGCATCACCGACTTTGATATCCTGTGGCGTCACTGGGGTGACGAGCACGTAATATACAGCGCGGGGTCTGGCGATACCCTGCTGTTGAACGAGGTGGGCGCCCGCCTGCTGCGCCTTTTGCTTGACGGTCCGGTCGACGTCGCGACGCTGATTCATCGCGTTGCCCCCACCGGAGACGAGGGTGACTCAGAGGATATGGAGCTTCGCTTCGCCGTCAAGCGAACCCTGAGTCTTTTCCTCAACTACGGCCTCATTACCCGCGTTCAGTGA
- a CDS encoding nucleotidyltransferase family protein, giving the protein MPEAIPLNRDLCTTVFRDPRLVNSLGLGKWDLLAPQARQSNLLARLAVVLEENGLLSSVPPEVLDHLESARRLSERHVETVHWEVNRIQEALEPTGVPVILLKGAAYVLAGLPPAAGRIFSDVDIMVPKAAIPTVEKALRRRGWQSMHQDSYDQQYYREWMHEIPPLQHGFRQTVLDVHHTILPPTARLKPDPAALLAAAQPVKGKEELYVLAPTDMVLHSATHLFHDGDLENGLRDLVDLDALLRHFGADDGFWDALVDRAHEQDLARPLYYALTQAPRYLGTPIPDATLRRIQEGRARPPVAWLMDELLRRGLAPNHPSCDDALTGVARWALYVRSHWLRMPLHLLIPHLVRKAGRRTQKA; this is encoded by the coding sequence TTGCCTGAGGCCATCCCGCTGAACCGGGATCTGTGCACCACGGTATTTCGGGATCCCCGGCTCGTAAACAGCCTTGGCCTCGGGAAATGGGACCTGCTGGCCCCCCAGGCCCGCCAGTCCAACCTGCTGGCCCGCCTGGCGGTGGTCCTGGAAGAGAACGGGCTGCTGTCCAGTGTACCCCCCGAGGTACTCGACCACCTGGAATCGGCGCGCCGCCTGTCGGAACGCCACGTCGAGACGGTCCACTGGGAAGTGAACCGTATCCAGGAAGCCTTGGAGCCCACCGGTGTGCCCGTGATTCTTCTGAAGGGCGCCGCCTACGTGCTCGCCGGGCTGCCCCCCGCAGCCGGACGGATCTTCAGCGACGTGGACATCATGGTACCCAAGGCGGCGATTCCTACAGTGGAGAAGGCACTCCGACGCCGGGGGTGGCAGAGCATGCACCAGGACTCCTACGACCAGCAGTACTACCGGGAGTGGATGCACGAGATCCCCCCCCTGCAGCACGGTTTCCGGCAGACGGTGCTGGATGTACACCACACCATCCTGCCGCCCACCGCCCGCCTGAAGCCCGACCCGGCAGCGCTACTCGCCGCGGCCCAGCCTGTAAAAGGCAAGGAAGAACTCTATGTGCTGGCCCCCACTGACATGGTCCTCCACAGCGCCACCCACCTGTTCCATGACGGCGACCTGGAGAACGGTTTGCGCGACCTGGTTGACCTGGACGCCCTGCTACGCCACTTCGGTGCCGACGACGGCTTCTGGGATGCCCTCGTGGACCGTGCCCATGAGCAGGACCTCGCGCGCCCGCTTTACTATGCCCTGACGCAGGCGCCACGATATCTGGGCACCCCGATTCCGGACGCGACGCTGCGGCGCATCCAGGAGGGACGGGCTCGCCCCCCCGTCGCTTGGCTGATGGACGAGTTGCTACGCCGCGGCCTCGCTCCCAACCATCCAAGCTGCGACGATGCACTGACAGGCGTGGCCCGCTGGGCCCTATACGTACGCTCCCACTGGCTGCGCATGCCCCTGCACCTGCTCATCCCCCACCTGGTGCGCAAGGCCGGCAGAAGGACCCAAAAGGCGTAG